From a region of the Thalassospira sp. TSL5-1 genome:
- a CDS encoding RNA polymerase sigma factor, producing MQTHRFDPALRDEMSRLLPRILRFARSLTRDSAAAEDLVQNAYIKAVESLAQFTPGTRLDSWMFKIVQNTWIDEKRRAQRNGNVISLQDARDAGMPMQGHGGSDRVFLRAALAKLPADQRSALTLVLVEGYSYREAAEILKVPDGTVMSRVARARRALIDLHDADHSVLPHEIKRGIP from the coding sequence ATGCAGACACATAGGTTCGACCCGGCGCTTCGCGACGAAATGTCCCGTTTGCTGCCCCGCATACTTCGTTTTGCCCGGTCCCTGACCCGCGATAGTGCGGCGGCTGAAGATCTGGTGCAAAACGCCTATATCAAGGCTGTTGAAAGCCTGGCACAATTTACACCCGGCACGCGCCTGGATAGCTGGATGTTCAAAATTGTGCAAAACACCTGGATTGACGAAAAGCGTCGCGCACAACGCAACGGCAATGTCATATCATTGCAAGATGCCCGCGACGCCGGCATGCCAATGCAGGGCCACGGGGGCAGTGACCGCGTTTTTTTACGTGCTGCCCTGGCCAAATTGCCCGCGGACCAGCGATCCGCACTGACACTGGTTTTGGTTGAAGGATACAGCTACCGCGAAGCTGCCGAGATATTAAAGGTGCCCGATGGCACAGTGATGAGCCGCGTTGCCCGCGCCCGCCGTGCGCTGATTGATTTGCATGACGCCGACCATTCTGTACTACCGCACGAGATTAAACGGGGGATTCCATGA